One Diceros bicornis minor isolate mBicDic1 chromosome 26, mDicBic1.mat.cur, whole genome shotgun sequence DNA segment encodes these proteins:
- the PRM2 gene encoding protamine-2 produces the protein MVRHRVRSPSERPQQGSGQQHRCEGQGQEQGQSPEDSQADGRAIGGRYRYRQRCGSPRRLYRLRRRRQRSCGRRRRRACRHTRRRRGPPVPSAPHSGSPDTPATAQKGGGRLTRHWAPTHLTVPSPIHTQIPWTAL, from the coding sequence ATGGTCCGCCACCGCGTGAGGAGTCCCAGCGAGCGGCCCCAGCAGGGGTCTGGGCAGCAGCACAGGTGCGAGGGCCAGGGGCAGGAGCAGGGGCAGAGCCCCGAGGATAGCCAGGCCGACGGAAGGGCCATCGGAGGCCGCTATCGCTATAGACAGAGGTGCGGCTCCCCAAGGAGGCTGTACAGGCTCCGCAGACGGCGGCAGCGCTCGTGCGGAAGGCGCCGGAGACGCGCGTGCAGGCACACGAGGCGCCGCAGAGGTCCGCCCGTCCCCTCCGCCCCCCATTCCGGGTCCCCTGACACCCCGGCCACGGCACAGAAGGGTGGCGGGAGGCTAACAAGGCACTGGGCCCCCACCCATCTGACAGTCCCCAGCCCCATCCACACCCAGATCCCCTGGACGGCCCTGTAA